A window from Synechococcus sp. RSCCF101 encodes these proteins:
- a CDS encoding form I ribulose bisphosphate carboxylase large subunit: MSKKYDAGVKEYRDTYWTPDYVPLDTDLLACFKCTGQEGVPREEVGAAVAAESSTGTWSTVWSELLTDLDFYKGRCYRIEDVPGDKESFYAFIAYPLDLFEEGSVTNVLTSLVGNVFGFKALRHLRLEDIRFPLAFIKTCMGPPNGIVVERDRMNKYGRPLLGCTIKPKLGLSGKNYGRVVYECLRGGLDFTKDDENINSQPFQRWQNRFEFVAEAVKSAEMETGEKKGHYLNCTAATPEEMYERAEFAKELGQPIIMHDYITGGFTANTGLAKWCRKNGMLLHIHRAMHAVIDRHPKHGIHFRVLAKCLRLSGGDQLHTGTVVGKLEGDRQTTLGFIDQLRESFIPEDRTRGNFFDQDWGSMGGVFAVASGGIHVWHMPALVTIFGDDSVLQFGGGTHGHPWGSAAGAAANRVALEACVKARNAGRELEKESRDILMEAAKHSPELAIALETWKEIKFEFDTVDKLDVN, translated from the coding sequence ATGAGCAAGAAGTACGACGCAGGGGTCAAGGAGTACAGAGACACCTACTGGACTCCCGACTACGTTCCCCTCGACACCGACCTGCTGGCCTGCTTCAAGTGCACCGGCCAGGAAGGGGTGCCCCGCGAGGAAGTCGGTGCCGCCGTGGCGGCCGAGTCCTCGACCGGCACCTGGTCCACGGTCTGGTCCGAGCTGCTGACCGACCTGGATTTCTACAAGGGCCGCTGCTACCGGATCGAGGATGTCCCCGGCGACAAGGAGTCCTTCTACGCCTTCATCGCCTATCCCCTCGATCTGTTCGAGGAAGGGTCCGTCACCAACGTGCTCACCTCCCTGGTGGGCAACGTCTTCGGCTTCAAGGCCCTGCGTCACCTGCGGCTTGAGGACATCCGCTTCCCGCTGGCCTTCATCAAGACCTGCATGGGTCCGCCGAACGGCATCGTTGTCGAGCGCGACCGCATGAACAAGTACGGCCGTCCGCTACTTGGCTGCACGATCAAGCCGAAGCTCGGCCTCTCCGGCAAGAACTACGGCCGGGTGGTCTACGAGTGCCTGCGGGGCGGTCTCGACTTCACCAAGGACGACGAGAACATCAACTCCCAGCCGTTCCAGCGCTGGCAGAACCGCTTCGAGTTCGTTGCCGAAGCTGTGAAGTCGGCCGAGATGGAGACCGGTGAGAAGAAGGGGCACTACCTCAACTGCACCGCCGCAACTCCCGAGGAGATGTACGAGCGGGCCGAGTTCGCCAAGGAGCTCGGGCAGCCGATCATCATGCACGACTACATCACCGGTGGCTTCACCGCCAACACCGGTCTGGCTAAGTGGTGCCGCAAGAACGGCATGCTGCTCCACATCCACCGCGCCATGCACGCGGTGATCGACCGTCATCCCAAGCACGGCATCCACTTCCGCGTGCTGGCCAAGTGCCTGCGCCTCTCCGGTGGCGACCAGCTGCACACCGGCACCGTGGTGGGCAAGCTCGAAGGCGACCGTCAGACGACGCTGGGCTTCATCGACCAGCTGCGTGAATCCTTCATCCCCGAAGATCGCACCCGCGGCAACTTCTTCGACCAGGACTGGGGTTCCATGGGCGGGGTCTTCGCCGTGGCCTCCGGTGGTATCCACGTGTGGCACATGCCGGCCCTCGTCACCATCTTCGGCGACGATTCCGTGCTCCAGTTCGGTGGTGGCACCCACGGTCACCCCTGGGGATCGGCCGCCGGCGCCGCCGCCAACCGTGTGGCTCTGGAAGCCTGTGTCAAGGCCCGCAACGCCGGCCGTGAGCTGGAGAAGGAAAGCCGCGACATCCTGATGGAGGCCGCCAAGCACAGCCCCGAACTGGCGATCGCCCTGGAGACCTGGAAGGAGATCAAATTCGAGTTCGACACCGTCGACAAGCTCGACGTCAACTGA
- a CDS encoding BMC domain-containing protein — protein sequence MANETMGIALGMIETRGLVPAIEAADAMTKAAEVRLIGREFVGGGYVTVLVRGETGAVNAAVRAGADACERVGDGLVAAHIIARPHREVEPALGNGNFSGQKD from the coding sequence ATGGCTAACGAAACCATGGGCATCGCCCTCGGCATGATCGAGACCCGCGGTCTCGTCCCGGCCATCGAGGCGGCTGACGCCATGACCAAAGCCGCGGAAGTGCGCCTGATCGGACGCGAGTTCGTCGGCGGCGGTTACGTGACCGTTCTCGTCCGCGGTGAGACCGGTGCTGTGAACGCTGCCGTCCGCGCCGGAGCCGATGCCTGCGAGCGGGTCGGTGACGGTCTGGTGGCCGCCCACATCATCGCCCGCCCGCACCGTGAGGTGGAGCCTGCGCTCGGCAACGGCAACTTCTCTGGTCAGAAGGACTGA
- a CDS encoding ferredoxin:protochlorophyllide reductase (ATP-dependent) subunit N produces the protein MSVSAPSIPTSLSTPPAPEGHEIVRERGQREVFCGLTSIVWLHRRMPDAFFLVVGSRTCAHLIQSAAGVMIFAEPRFGTAILGERDLAGLADANEELDRLVARLLERRPEIRTLFLVGSCPSEVIKLDLAKAAERLNHAHSGRVMVLSYSGSGIETTFTQGEDAALQAMLPLLPDAAASGDSADQLLIVGTLADAVEERLTGLFRRMGIERVRSLPPRRSTELPAVGPGTRVLLAQPFLSGTARALLDRGAELVSAPFPLGVEGSAAWMEAAAAAFAIPESRVREVLDPLVKRGREALAPHREVLAGKRLFLMPDSQLEIPLARFLHRECGMELVEVGTPYLDRRLMEADLSRLPPATRLSEGQDVDRQLERLRAARPDLVLCGLGLANPLEAEGIATKWSIELVFSPIHGCDQAADLAELFARPLRRRERLQVA, from the coding sequence ATGAGCGTCAGCGCACCATCCATCCCGACCTCCCTGAGCACACCTCCAGCCCCGGAGGGTCACGAGATCGTGCGCGAGCGCGGTCAGCGCGAGGTGTTCTGCGGCCTCACCTCGATCGTGTGGCTGCACCGGCGCATGCCGGATGCCTTCTTTCTGGTGGTGGGCTCCCGCACCTGCGCCCACCTGATCCAGAGTGCCGCCGGCGTGATGATCTTCGCCGAACCCCGCTTCGGCACCGCGATCCTGGGGGAGCGGGATCTTGCGGGGCTCGCCGATGCCAACGAGGAGCTCGACCGCCTGGTGGCCCGGCTCCTGGAGCGGCGCCCGGAGATCCGCACGCTCTTTCTGGTGGGGTCCTGCCCGAGCGAGGTGATCAAGCTGGATCTGGCCAAGGCGGCCGAACGCCTCAACCATGCCCACTCCGGACGGGTGATGGTGCTGAGCTACAGCGGCAGTGGCATCGAGACCACCTTCACCCAGGGGGAGGATGCCGCCCTGCAGGCGATGCTGCCCCTGCTCCCGGACGCTGCAGCGTCTGGTGATTCTGCGGATCAGCTGCTGATTGTCGGAACCCTGGCCGATGCGGTGGAGGAGCGCCTCACCGGCCTGTTCCGCCGCATGGGGATCGAGCGGGTGCGCAGCCTGCCGCCCCGGCGCTCCACCGAGCTGCCCGCCGTGGGACCGGGCACCCGGGTCCTGCTGGCCCAGCCGTTCCTGTCCGGCACGGCCCGGGCCCTTCTCGATCGGGGTGCCGAGCTGGTGTCGGCACCGTTCCCTCTGGGGGTGGAGGGCAGTGCCGCCTGGATGGAGGCCGCCGCTGCGGCCTTCGCCATCCCCGAGTCTCGTGTGCGCGAGGTGCTCGACCCGCTGGTGAAGCGGGGCCGAGAGGCTCTGGCCCCGCACCGGGAGGTGCTGGCCGGCAAGCGCCTGTTCCTGATGCCCGATTCCCAGCTGGAGATCCCACTGGCCCGCTTCCTTCACCGGGAATGCGGCATGGAGCTGGTGGAGGTGGGAACGCCCTATCTCGACCGGCGGCTGATGGAGGCCGACCTGTCCCGGCTGCCGCCCGCAACCCGCCTGAGCGAGGGGCAGGACGTGGACCGTCAGCTGGAACGCCTGCGCGCGGCCCGACCGGACCTGGTGCTCTGCGGGCTGGGTCTGGCCAATCCGCTCGAGGCGGAGGGCATCGCCACCAAGTGGTCGATCGAACTCGTGTTCAGTCCGATCCACGGCTGCGATCAGGCGGCGGACCTGGCCGAGCTGTTCGCCCGCCCGCTCCGACGGCGTGAGCGGCTGCAGGTCGCCTGA
- a CDS encoding ribulose bisphosphate carboxylase small subunit, whose product MPFQSTVGDYQTVATLETFGFLPPMTQDEIYDQIAYIIAQGWTPLVEHIHPSRSMATYWSYWKLPFFGEKDLGVIVSELEACHRAYPDHHVRMVGYDAYTQSQGAAFVVFEAR is encoded by the coding sequence ATGCCGTTCCAGAGCACCGTGGGTGACTATCAGACAGTCGCCACCCTGGAAACCTTCGGCTTTCTGCCGCCGATGACCCAGGACGAGATCTACGACCAGATCGCCTACATCATCGCCCAGGGCTGGACGCCCCTCGTGGAGCACATCCACCCCAGTCGTTCCATGGCGACCTACTGGTCGTACTGGAAACTGCCCTTCTTCGGTGAGAAGGACCTCGGCGTGATCGTCAGTGAACTCGAGGCCTGCCACCGCGCTTATCCCGATCACCACGTGCGCATGGTCGGCTACGACGCCTACACCCAGAGCCAGGGTGCAGCCTTCGTGGTCTTCGAGGCCCGCTGA
- a CDS encoding CsoS2 family carboxysome shell protein: MARTSSREAALERRKALTTAGKKAAGRYTSSPERVRGAADARPSRTKAAAVTPRETRPSTPRTRAAAPAPAPVSLPRQESTSRTLQRIPNPSRDLVLARREALSRRGKRADGSRDRTRVDVHQASRQAAAQAPAPTPAAAPATPARPAASARSLQPADIQRRNVKRRAIENPSRSLVLARRQALSKHGKSASQSSPTPASMARQANPDLTSRELAQRVRELRSRSGACGSQRSGGTRPTGPRRGINRPTEAADAHWKVGASETSTGQTVTGTQANRSPRTTGNEASTCRTITGTQYMGAEIFRDFCQAEPEPSQPLKVQVTSTSHGNRVTGNEVGRSHKVTGDEPGTCKNVTGTEYIGADQMTSWCGGSIPSNPKVGLSRTEAGRPVTGVMVGRSERVTGDEAGSARTLTGDQYLGRDPLPGGRPAEKVGNLQTLRGAGVTGTMVGRSPHVTGNEPGSCKRVTGDEYVGPQQYEAFCGARPQPEAAKVGFSVTNRSQVVSGTQTGRSGRVTGDEPGTCKAVTGTPYAGLEQAGAWCGKEQVESIRQRTPVGAGTPGPGLTGLQPGLGGVMTGADRGACEPISGTPYVGPEHIGEACGASTDNAADFPQPLADAPWQRFSVQSPARAAQVERQRSRAVTGNRYEQGSRITGPFDMAPDKVTGTEQFRFDRPGRQPRALPARPEPAGAGPALAGQHDVGAVRTSPKVTGEGSSTAHRITGDDWDRGQHVTGTEGASARRRNPSRPGPMTAMPAFEPKRNRDRDQPVSPITGSSGNTEKGSLVTLSGGARG, from the coding sequence ATGGCACGCACGTCGAGTCGCGAGGCGGCACTGGAGAGGCGCAAGGCTCTCACCACAGCCGGCAAGAAAGCCGCCGGCCGCTACACCTCGAGCCCCGAGCGCGTGCGCGGTGCCGCCGATGCCCGGCCCAGCCGCACCAAGGCCGCAGCGGTGACTCCGCGGGAGACCCGTCCGAGCACGCCCAGGACCCGCGCTGCTGCTCCCGCTCCGGCGCCGGTGTCCCTGCCGCGGCAGGAGAGCACCAGCAGAACCCTGCAGCGCATCCCCAATCCCAGCCGGGACCTGGTGCTGGCCCGCCGGGAAGCCCTCTCCAGGCGTGGCAAGCGCGCCGATGGCAGCCGCGACCGCACCCGTGTGGACGTGCATCAGGCCAGCCGTCAGGCCGCCGCTCAGGCGCCCGCCCCCACTCCGGCCGCTGCCCCTGCGACTCCGGCCCGACCGGCCGCCTCCGCCCGCTCTCTGCAGCCCGCCGACATCCAGCGCCGCAACGTCAAGCGCCGCGCCATCGAGAATCCCAGCCGCTCCCTGGTGCTGGCCCGCCGGCAGGCTCTCTCCAAGCACGGCAAATCCGCCAGCCAGTCGAGCCCGACACCGGCGTCCATGGCCCGGCAGGCCAATCCCGACCTCACCAGCCGTGAGCTCGCCCAGCGGGTCCGCGAGCTGCGCAGCCGCTCCGGCGCCTGCGGCAGCCAGCGCAGCGGCGGCACCCGACCCACAGGACCCCGCCGGGGCATCAATCGCCCCACCGAAGCCGCCGACGCCCACTGGAAGGTGGGAGCCAGTGAGACCAGCACCGGCCAGACCGTGACCGGCACCCAGGCCAACCGCTCGCCCCGCACCACCGGCAACGAGGCCAGCACCTGCCGCACCATCACCGGAACCCAGTACATGGGAGCCGAGATCTTCCGCGACTTCTGCCAGGCCGAGCCCGAACCCAGCCAACCCCTGAAGGTGCAGGTCACCAGCACCAGCCATGGCAACCGTGTGACCGGCAACGAAGTGGGCAGATCCCACAAGGTCACCGGCGATGAGCCCGGCACCTGCAAGAACGTGACCGGCACCGAGTACATCGGCGCCGATCAGATGACCAGCTGGTGCGGTGGGTCGATCCCCTCCAACCCCAAGGTGGGTCTGAGCCGCACCGAAGCCGGGCGGCCGGTGACCGGGGTGATGGTGGGTCGTTCCGAGAGGGTCACCGGTGATGAAGCCGGCTCGGCCCGGACCCTCACGGGTGATCAGTACCTCGGCCGGGACCCTCTCCCCGGCGGCCGACCGGCCGAGAAGGTGGGCAACCTCCAGACGCTTCGCGGTGCCGGCGTGACCGGCACCATGGTGGGGCGCTCCCCCCATGTGACCGGCAACGAGCCCGGCAGCTGCAAGCGGGTCACCGGAGACGAATACGTCGGACCGCAGCAGTACGAGGCCTTCTGCGGAGCGCGTCCGCAGCCCGAGGCCGCGAAGGTGGGCTTCAGCGTCACCAACCGCTCCCAGGTGGTGAGCGGCACCCAGACCGGCCGATCCGGCCGTGTCACCGGCGATGAACCGGGCACCTGCAAAGCCGTGACCGGCACGCCCTACGCCGGCCTCGAGCAGGCCGGAGCCTGGTGTGGCAAAGAGCAGGTGGAGTCGATCCGGCAGCGCACCCCCGTGGGTGCCGGCACGCCGGGTCCCGGTCTGACCGGATTGCAGCCCGGGCTCGGTGGCGTGATGACCGGAGCCGATCGCGGCGCCTGTGAGCCGATCTCCGGCACGCCCTATGTGGGCCCCGAGCACATCGGCGAGGCCTGCGGTGCTTCCACCGACAACGCCGCTGATTTCCCTCAGCCCCTGGCCGACGCCCCCTGGCAGCGGTTCAGCGTCCAGTCGCCGGCGCGGGCAGCCCAGGTGGAGCGGCAGCGGAGCCGCGCCGTCACGGGCAACCGCTACGAACAGGGCTCCCGCATCACCGGACCCTTTGACATGGCCCCGGACAAGGTCACGGGAACCGAGCAGTTCCGGTTCGACCGCCCGGGCCGTCAACCCCGGGCCCTCCCCGCCCGGCCCGAGCCGGCCGGCGCCGGCCCCGCACTGGCCGGACAGCACGATGTGGGTGCGGTCCGCACCAGCCCCAAGGTGACCGGTGAGGGCTCCTCCACAGCCCACCGCATCACCGGCGATGACTGGGACCGCGGCCAGCATGTGACCGGCACCGAGGGCGCCTCGGCCCGTCGCCGCAACCCCAGTCGCCCAGGCCCGATGACCGCGATGCCGGCCTTCGAGCCGAAGCGCAACCGGGACCGCGATCAGCCCGTCAGCCCGATCACCGGCTCCAGCGGCAACACCGAGAAGGGATCCCTCGTCACCCTGTCGGGCGGAGCCCGGGGCTGA
- a CDS encoding non-canonical purine NTP pyrophosphatase → MSGPSSAAVPGPSPLQELVIASSNPIKVEDLTTMLQPLGLGILPLPEGLEIEETGSTYAENARLKASGVARVTGHWSLADDSGLEVDALGGAPGVLSARYAPTAAERNARLLQELGSVPYRSAAFVSAMALADPSGAVVLEAEGACRGSILTRPIGPCEGYAALFWLREAAMTYAELPQHLRFKLGSRGRAAREMAERLRALISG, encoded by the coding sequence ATGAGCGGACCTTCTTCTGCCGCCGTGCCGGGCCCTTCTCCCCTGCAGGAGCTGGTGATCGCCAGCAGCAATCCGATCAAGGTGGAGGATCTCACCACCATGCTGCAGCCCCTCGGGCTGGGCATTCTTCCCCTGCCGGAAGGGCTCGAGATCGAGGAGACCGGCAGCACCTATGCGGAGAACGCCCGCCTCAAGGCCAGCGGTGTCGCCCGCGTGACCGGTCACTGGTCCCTGGCCGATGACTCGGGCCTGGAGGTGGATGCTCTCGGTGGAGCGCCGGGTGTGCTGTCGGCCCGCTACGCCCCGACAGCGGCTGAACGCAACGCCCGCCTGCTGCAGGAGCTGGGATCGGTGCCCTACCGGTCCGCCGCGTTCGTCAGCGCCATGGCCCTGGCCGACCCGTCAGGAGCAGTGGTCCTCGAGGCGGAAGGAGCCTGCCGAGGCTCGATCCTGACCCGGCCGATCGGTCCCTGCGAGGGCTATGCCGCACTCTTCTGGCTGCGGGAGGCGGCGATGACCTACGCCGAGCTGCCCCAGCACCTGCGCTTCAAGCTGGGCAGCCGCGGCCGGGCCGCCCGTGAGATGGCCGAGCGGCTGCGGGCCCTGATCAGCGGTTGA
- a CDS encoding BMC domain-containing protein produces the protein MGRRPSGSVRVTGTQSRPEAAGGPSCVITTDGETTRQVRQSSQVQSIELRTYVFLDSLQPQLAAYMGTVSQGFLPIPGDACLWLEVSPGMAVHRVTDIALKASTVRLGQMVVERAFGSLAIYHRDQSNVLHSGDVILDAIGSSVERRSRCDVSWTEIIRAITPDHAVLINRQNRRGSMIQAGMSMFILETEPAGYVLIAANEAEKASNITVVDVKAVGAFGRLTLAGREGDVEEAAAAAMHAIQLINR, from the coding sequence ATGGGACGACGTCCTTCCGGCTCGGTCAGGGTGACCGGGACCCAGAGCCGGCCGGAGGCCGCCGGCGGTCCCAGCTGCGTGATCACCACCGACGGCGAAACCACCCGCCAGGTGCGCCAGTCGAGTCAGGTGCAGTCGATCGAGCTGCGCACCTACGTGTTTCTCGACTCGCTGCAACCCCAGCTGGCGGCCTACATGGGCACCGTCTCGCAGGGGTTTCTGCCGATCCCCGGTGATGCCTGTCTCTGGCTGGAGGTGTCTCCCGGCATGGCGGTCCACCGGGTCACCGACATCGCCCTCAAGGCCAGCACCGTTCGCCTCGGCCAGATGGTGGTGGAGCGGGCCTTCGGCTCTCTGGCGATCTATCACCGCGACCAGAGCAATGTGCTCCACTCCGGCGATGTGATTCTCGATGCCATCGGCAGCAGCGTGGAGCGACGCAGCCGCTGCGATGTGAGCTGGACCGAGATCATCCGGGCGATCACGCCCGATCACGCGGTTCTCATCAACCGGCAGAACCGCCGCGGCTCGATGATCCAGGCCGGCATGAGCATGTTCATCCTCGAGACCGAGCCGGCCGGCTATGTGCTGATCGCAGCCAATGAAGCCGAGAAGGCCTCGAACATCACCGTTGTCGATGTCAAGGCCGTCGGAGCCTTCGGCCGCCTGACCCTGGCGGGCCGGGAGGGTGATGTGGAGGAGGCCGCCGCGGCGGCCATGCATGCGATCCAGCTGATCAACCGCTGA
- a CDS encoding carboxysome shell carbonic anhydrase codes for MRGARTLPQRPLAPTAPSRRQLQRPGGAGGSGSRPHRAHPLTDQRENALLIDYEERIKGCFDRIVPLLQQLASLQREPDFSARAQELARAQLGFSLPQFVLDQTWVEGLDMKRLYAWCVFRAYEAMSRDFFGHDPLRGARSHERTAAMGNTLLEQGFHLLDISPCADGRLAHTVSSVLRLPYGLVRRRSHAGAMFDVSRSVKRWVGTEHRRFRESVPNAATEPTSYLKVVVYHFSSRDPSHQGCAAHGSDDAAAAAAGLQRLQDFRQAIENGFCCGASVDLLLIGMDTDTDAIRVHVPAADHVIDLLHWVDGLALYEDSSSLSPQQGRELIAQRVAEACPGQCDEGMQRFIALLLEHNISQIDLVRSHFGGAYSDAGHAERFIGVGIGFKEVHLRNLTYFAHLETVEEAASDLDVGIKIFRGLNVSRGLPIPVVIRFDYSGSIPGARERAIADCERVREAMHVRYGDLCDRGLLHTLLSIRDRDRGEPAETIAMSIPLAPEAAH; via the coding sequence ATGCGCGGAGCCCGCACCCTCCCCCAGCGACCACTGGCCCCCACGGCACCGTCCCGCCGGCAGCTGCAGCGGCCCGGCGGGGCCGGTGGCTCCGGCTCCAGGCCCCATCGGGCTCACCCCCTGACCGATCAGCGGGAGAACGCTCTGCTGATCGACTACGAAGAGCGGATCAAGGGCTGCTTCGATCGGATCGTGCCTTTGCTGCAGCAGCTGGCCAGCCTGCAGCGCGAGCCCGACTTCAGCGCCCGCGCCCAGGAGCTGGCCCGGGCCCAGCTGGGCTTCAGCCTGCCCCAGTTCGTGCTCGACCAGACCTGGGTGGAGGGGCTCGACATGAAGCGCCTCTACGCCTGGTGCGTCTTCCGCGCCTACGAGGCCATGAGCCGTGATTTCTTCGGCCATGACCCGCTGCGGGGAGCCCGCTCGCACGAGCGCACGGCGGCCATGGGCAACACCCTGCTCGAGCAGGGATTCCACCTGCTCGACATCAGCCCCTGCGCCGACGGGCGCCTGGCCCACACGGTCAGCTCCGTGCTGCGCCTGCCCTACGGCCTGGTGCGACGCCGCTCCCATGCCGGCGCGATGTTCGACGTGAGCCGCAGCGTCAAGCGCTGGGTGGGCACCGAGCACCGCCGCTTCCGTGAATCAGTGCCCAACGCCGCCACGGAACCGACCAGCTATCTGAAGGTGGTGGTGTACCACTTCAGCTCGCGCGATCCCTCCCACCAGGGCTGCGCCGCCCATGGCAGCGATGACGCCGCCGCTGCTGCCGCGGGCCTGCAGAGGCTTCAGGACTTCCGCCAGGCGATTGAGAACGGCTTCTGCTGCGGCGCGTCGGTTGATCTGCTCCTGATCGGGATGGACACCGACACCGATGCCATCCGCGTGCATGTGCCGGCCGCGGATCACGTGATCGACCTGCTCCACTGGGTCGATGGCCTGGCCCTCTACGAGGACAGCAGCAGCCTCAGCCCCCAGCAGGGCCGCGAGCTGATCGCCCAGCGCGTCGCCGAAGCGTGCCCGGGTCAGTGCGATGAGGGCATGCAGCGGTTCATCGCCCTGCTGTTGGAGCACAACATCTCCCAGATCGACCTGGTGCGCAGCCACTTCGGCGGCGCCTACAGCGATGCCGGCCACGCCGAACGCTTCATCGGCGTGGGCATCGGCTTCAAGGAGGTCCATCTGCGCAACCTCACCTATTTCGCCCATCTCGAGACGGTCGAGGAAGCCGCCTCCGACCTGGACGTGGGCATCAAGATCTTCCGCGGCCTCAACGTGTCCCGCGGTCTGCCGATCCCCGTGGTGATCCGATTCGACTACAGCGGCAGCATCCCCGGGGCCCGTGAACGCGCCATCGCCGACTGCGAGCGGGTGCGTGAGGCCATGCACGTGCGCTACGGGGATCTGTGCGATCGCGGTCTGCTGCACACCCTGCTCTCG